The stretch of DNA CGCCACCCGCCGCATCCTCCCAGACGGGCCGGAACGAGAGGAACGTCCCCTGTCCGGAGACGTTGATCGGGCCAGGTCCGCCTGACCGCCGAGCCGTCCTTCTCCGTCTGGAGGATGTGGAAGATCTCGATACGGCCGGGGCCGGTGTTCAGGGAGACGCAGAGCGGGCCGTCGCGTCAATTCTGGCTGGTTGGAGCCTTTGTCAGGTCGGCCGCGGGCAAGGACGGCAGGCTGCGGATGATGGCCGTCTCCGAGCGCAGGAGCCGCAGCTCGTCGCGCAGCCGTGAGGCCGTGTCCGGGGCCTGGAGCAGACGCTGCCGCGTCGGTGTGTCCAGCATCATCGCGGCGGCGACCAGATAGGAGACGACGTCCGGCTCGTCCGGCAGGTCCGCACCGGTCGCCAGCGACCGCTCCCGGGCTCCCGCCAGCCGCTTCTGGTACTGGCGGAAGGACCGCAGCACCCCCTCGGCCAGCGCGCCCGCCTCGTCGCCGGGCTCCTCGGTCAGCTCCTGCAGTTCCGCCACGAGGTACGGACCGGAAGCGTCCACCGACAGCAGCCGGACCCGGGTCGTGCCCGTGGCCAGCACCTCGAAGGTGCCGTCGGCCCGCTCCCGTATCGTCGCCGCGTCCGCCACGCAGCCCACGGAGTGGAAGGCCTTGGCCGGATCGGGGCCGAAGCCGGCGGCGGGGCCACGTTCGGGCAGTGCGGTCGGATCGGGCATGCCCGGGGCGCTCACGGCCACTTCGTGGCCGTCGCGGATCGCCACGACGGCGAACCGGCGCGGTTCGTCCTCGGGCGTCTTCAGCAGCGCGCGCATCATGGCGCGGTAGCGCTCCTCGAAGACGTTCAGGGGCAGCACCAGTCCCGGGAACAGCACCGTGTTCAGGGGGAAGAGCGGAAGACGGACGGTGGTCACGGCGCAAAAGCCTAATGCTCGCCGCGACGGGCGCGTCCGCCGAGCCCGTATCGCGGGCGCCGGGACGGCTGCGCGGGCGGTACCGGCCCCAGGTTGACGCGCAGTTTCAGGAAGAGGCCGAGGGGGTCGTCCGACAGCCGGTCCCAGGGGAAGGAGGTGGCGTACGGGCCGACCAGGCGCAGCTGCGCGAGGGCGTCCTCGTGGCGTTCGAGCCGCAGCAGGACGCAGGTCAGCAGGTTACGGATCTCCGCGGGCCAGGTCACGGCCGCCGGGAAGCGGGCGGAGAAGGCGATCGCCCGGTCGGCCGCCGCGTGCAGCCGGGCCCGCGGCACCCGCGGCCCGCAACCGTCCGTCAGATAGGCGAAGGCGGCCCGCACCGGCAGCGCCTGGACGAGCGAGTCGGCCGGGGCGTCCTGGGCGGCCAGGTCGGCGAAGTCGAAGCACTCGCGGTGCGATCCGTGCCAGGAGGCCGCCAGATAGCGCAGGGCGGCCACATGGCAGCCGTAGTGGTGCGGGGCCCGGCGGACCGCGGCCTCCCACAGCTCCTCGAAGTACCGGTGCCCGGCGCGGCTGCCGCGCGCGTGGTCCAGGGCGACCCGCCACGGCACCGGGTCACGGCCGTCGGCGCGTGCGGCGGCCGTGATCAGCGGGCTGACCGCGCGCAGCAGCTCCGCCCGCGCGGGCGAGGCCCAGGCGCGGTCGACCGCGAGCTGGGCGGCGACCAGCAGCGCGTCCGGGTCGTGCGGGGCGGCGGCCCGCCAGGTGTCCAGCCACTCCGGGCGGGAACGGGCGATGGCCGCCAGCCGCGTCGCGTACCGGTCGCGTTCCTCCCACCGGGCCCCCTCCCGGGTGCCGGCGAGCAGCGACGCGGCGGGCCCGTACGCGCCCTGGGCGGCGGCGACCAGCGCCGGGCCGAGGGGTTCGTCCGGCGCGTCGAGGAGCACCTCGTCGTCGGCGGTGAGCCCGGCGGCGGGGCTGGAGGCGGTTCTTGTCATCCGGGTGGGGCGGATGAACGCGGGCATCGATGCCATGGTGCCGACCATTGAAAGACGCAGGTCGCGGACGCGCCAGGGGGTTCGGGCAAGGCGAGGAAAGTTGTACAACGGATGGTCAAGGTCAAGTAAAAGGTGACGATTTCAACAACTGTCGGCGGGCTCTGCGGGAGCGGCTGTCTCGCCGCGCTCCCCGGCACTTCCGGGGTCCGACGACACCGAGCTGTGGAGGTTCCTCCAGGAGCGCGTTCGCCCCCTCGACGGCGTGATCGAGACCGAGTGCATGCTCGAGGTCGCCGTGCACAAGCTGTGGTTCGACAAGAACGGCTCCGCCGGAGGCGCCGCACGACCCCGGTCCCGTCCCTAGTGCTGTGGCCGGACGCCGCGAGCTTCCCGGCAAACCCTTCCGGCCACAGCACTAGCTCCGCCGCAGCAGCCGCGTCGCGCCCGCCGCCACCGTCGTGGCCAGGGTCCAGCCGAGCAGGATCAGTGCCGCGGCGAGCCACTGCCAGCCGCCGCGCAGCTGCCACTTGCCCGCCTGGCCCAGGTCGACGACCGGCAGCAGCAGGTCCAGGGCGAACAGGGCGGGGTTCCACTCCGGGTGGCCGCCGGGGTCGGCCGGGGGCGGGCCCGCGCGCGCGAAGGCGAGTGAGCCGGCCGCCCACAGCACCGCCATCCACACCGCGGCGCGGCCCGGCCGGTACCCGTAGGCCACCGTCCAGTCCTGGAGGTAGCCCACGAGCTTGGCGGCGAGCGGCAGGGTCTCGCGGCGGCGGCGCTGCTTGGCGAGCAGCACCTCGCGCGCGTCCACGTCCTCGCCCGCCTCCCGCAGTACGGCGGCCAGGCGCTCGTACGGCTCCGGGTTGTACTCGGCGGTCG from Streptomyces sp. 6-11-2 encodes:
- a CDS encoding LON peptidase substrate-binding domain-containing protein; protein product: MTTVRLPLFPLNTVLFPGLVLPLNVFEERYRAMMRALLKTPEDEPRRFAVVAIRDGHEVAVSAPGMPDPTALPERGPAAGFGPDPAKAFHSVGCVADAATIRERADGTFEVLATGTTRVRLLSVDASGPYLVAELQELTEEPGDEAGALAEGVLRSFRQYQKRLAGARERSLATGADLPDEPDVVSYLVAAAMMLDTPTRQRLLQAPDTASRLRDELRLLRSETAIIRSLPSLPAADLTKAPTSQN